From Camelina sativa cultivar DH55 chromosome 5, Cs, whole genome shotgun sequence:
TCTACTGAATTAGGCTGCGTAGgtcagcttcttgtgattggttctACGGGCctttttgttgttggaatccaggtggtgcaatagGTTGGTGGTAATTTCtagagtactgctgcttaggagcatagccttgattgtattggacaaaaggcttctgctggacctggttcccttgaactgctgaTGGGTAGAtctggtcttgagggttggcaacattcgggttacggTATGACAGATTCGGAtttggcttgtagttgttgtaccctttgttgtaaccaccttggttgttgatgtagttcacatcctctagctgaaTATTCTCCCtatcttgttgtaaaaactgctcttcctctgatattgcatgaacatgctgctgctggctgaggagcttatcgagcttatcattgagggctttcatgtccctcttatacttggcatcttcctctccagtagatcgcTTAatgcgatcatactcctcattgtaatgcccatcagattgagccaagttctccactaggtcccaaccttcatcaacatccttgttgaggaagttaccattgcttgcgatGTCCAGCAACATcagtatcttggggaccactcctctgtaaagtgtgcttagcaatgaagcatttctgaagccatgatgaggacatctggtagtgtatcccttgaaacgttcccaagcttcactgaacgtctcatttttcttctgaacaaagctggaaatatcattttgcagccttgcggttttggagttggagaagaatttggccagaaTTGCCTTTTTGCACGCTTCCagagtggtgatggactccttggggagtgatttctcccagatatgtgctttgtctcccaaagagaatgggaacagccggagtttgaatccatcctcactaactccatttatcttggtaaggctacagagcctatcaaattcatccagatgatccaatgggtcctctattggcaatccatgaaacttgttgctttgtatcatctcgatgagactactcttgatctcaaaattgttgttctgcacagcaggtggcacaatgccattcctttaagtatgagtagatggagcatcccctgctcctatgttggtccttgcttgaggagctggtggaccgttcatTGTTTCCTTAATTGTTGCTGGTTGCGGgtgttgaacttgttgttgtctgagtaaccttggtctgtcgatgttgtcgatgaaaggactcaagttttggctacccttggatcgcgtttgcatgcacaggtaggtgaccgagtgagtacacgaaggtcaacccgatccaggtgatcgagtgacagGTCGGGTGGGTGATCGGGTTGTATCTgagattcaaaaaaaacaaaaatgaaagcaAACAAGTTAGATGCCGAACCAATATAgataaaagaacttgatctagcaagtgctgaaatcctaaacgtagcaaattaaaaatcaaccaaatggcaacggcgccaaattgataacaggattttcacccagggtatcaattccctatgcagttgtagtacaaagggttatcaatccaaattgtttttatgctagcagataagatgcaatcagaagcaagcaagtcaagccaaacaatggtgggttttgtctaacaatcctaaaataataaaagaaaagaatataaacaagaaaccacacgacctaagcactcgatgcaagcattcgagtacaggatcgggtggggtgatcaaGTAAACAAGGAAGGTATGAACAACTCaaggggttactcgaagcaggtgatcatgacctgttcgggtaagggatcgagtgatgaataaaaatgcaaacaattaaaatatgaaagcttctaaggatggggaaatcgactcctaagtgttcctgaccaatacagatgtcttacatgcctcaagaaaatattccctagacaatgaatctctaaaatcttgttaaaacactctcgtgatagaaacaatcaaccttgatcactcccctacccaactctcgttggagaaacatgaccaatcaggcaataagaaccgattcattattgtcaataaaccccttactcatctaatctcttaggctaagtgagtaaatctctagcattggttgattcaagcatttcatctacacctcttggtggtaaaacaccctagatctaatctcaccctctcggtttgttgacagcattaagaacaccaatctagaaggaaatttataaaacatatacaatcaaactaagacatcataaccgatcaagaacataaaatcatctatcccatccctagaaactttactacactactcggaaatcattgcaaaagacatagaaacaaagatgaacgaagattgcattgtattaaaagatagggTAGAAGATAAAGAGTACAAggtagaaatctaaagaaataacaaaaagatataaaataaatcctgacaaaagtgaaaagaagtttgagtcgctctagatctctctcagaagctcttgctctctggtttgaggggtctgcggcgtgctcgtttgcgaggaagaagaggagaggtttatatatggaaacccctttgacctagcttcccagtcctgcccgagggtctactcgatggggtgtaagaggataaggtcgggttactcctcgggtagatcttcgagTTGTTATTCCTACTCTTGgctcctcctcgatcgtgttggggttcagactgttcttccagctcgatggctccttcggatacatgctcggatttgtccttgtttctccccattttaggctctaaagcacctgttttcatccaaagtatgcaaatgcaagaatgaaacaccctaaatggcctaaatgtgaattcctacagttaatgacctcaaaatgctaaggtaagggtataaacaatgcaaaatatggacaaaaaaggatgctgaGAGTTATCACCCGTACTCGACCTGTTACTCGGCTCGTACCCGTCCCGAAAAAAGGGGTACCCGtagctttagggtcgagtgaagggtattataattatattacccgtgagtaagagacgagtatagggtattagtttagttttcaatacccgTCCCGTTACTCGTCCCTTTACCCGTTTTGTtacccgacccgtaaatacccgtaaatcttttgtattattattattattatttattactaatttatagagttaaagttaaaacctaagttcaacttagcctaactgaataaatatattatttttattttcaatgtttgtaattttataatttttggaactATATGTTgcataaatttttgaatttttccttttacGGATTCcagaatataaaattattattacgattattgatatttttttatggaTTTAATTCTCTGGTGCCCCTATACCAGAAATTCTTTTCTGCATCACCTCCACTTATTCTCACTATCCCCTTCTTTAATGAAATGACGAAACTACCCTCtaacaattttgaaaagaaaattgaacgTACAACTACATCCAGTTGTACTGGATATCCCTTAAGTTATACCTCCAGTTGTACCCATCGCATCTTAGTTGTACCCGTCGCACTCTAGTACGGGTACAACTAGAGTGAGACGGGTACCCGTCGAAATCTAGGGATCTAGGATCTTAAATCTAATTCATGTAGGGTTCTAGTTGTCATTCATGACTGAGATATATTGTTACATGAACGCGGCACAACACCGTTGGAAGGAACTACTTATTTTTTTGCTAAGGTaggatgaagatgaaaataCTCTCTGTGGTTTCTGATGTAGAGGGATCTGAAGATATTACCAAAAACAGCCTCTACAACATGTCAACACACAGCTTACATCAATGGATAGAATGTATACTTGAAGTAGTTGATTATATATCGGAAAGCGTGGATCTGTGGACATAAACCGACTCAATTAAGGTGTTTAGGGCTTTTGTTCTGTTGTTCATCGTCAAGGATGTCTTCAATTTTCGGAAGAAGCCTGGaaagagtatttttgtttttcaggttaCCATAACCTTAATTCTGGTTAAGACTTGGAAGTTAAAACGATGACGAATATGTCTAATCTTCCAAGGGATTTACGGGAAGAGATCCTCTCTAGGGTTCCGGTGAAGTCTTTAAGAGCAGTTCGATTTACTTGCAAAAAGTGGAACACTTTAACTAAAGATGATAGTTTTGTAAAGAAACACGTTAGCCAAGCAAAAGTAGCATCAGCAAAGGTCAAAAGAGTTCAAATTGATCATGATAttggattttagggtttatttggCGAGTGTCAATCTCCACAGCAACGTTATATCATGCATGTATGAAGCATGAAGCTAAACTTACTAGCCTAGACGATTCAGATGTATTTGATGTAGTTAGAGTCATTCACTGCGatggtttgttgttatatatcatGGAAAACACAACTAAGCTCATGGTTTGGAACCCGTATTGTGGACAACCCCGGTGGATCGAACCCGTATATTGGACCTATATTCGTATGCTTTAGGATATGAGAGGCACATAACTTCTTGCCGCATGcacaaaatcttgagatttATTAAATCTAATGCCAATTTAACAGAGTACAAAATCTATGATTTTAACTCTGATATATGGAGGGTTCTTGATGTCACATTAGAAGAGAAGATCAGTATACCTTATCTCACTTAAGGGAAATACATATTGGTTTGCTGAAACAAGAGATGGACAAGATTGTCTCCtactctcttttgatttttacaaGAGAGATTTAGGCTGCCTTCGTGTTTGAGTTTTGGAAACCTACAGATCTTGTGACTCTATCTAGTGTTAGAGAAGAGCAGCTTGCGGTTTTACTTCACCGATGTGAAACACTAATGATGGAGCTTTGGATTACGACTGAGATTGAGCCCAACAGCGGTGTGGAACAGCAAGGTGTTTTTAGCAGTGAATGTGAGACCACGTTGTTACTATGAAATTCATGAGTTTTCATATATGGATGTGAGCtagtttcttcattgacgaggagaagaaggtTGCTGTGATTTCTGAAACCTACAAAGGAACACACTCTGCCATACTCACAACGTAGCGTACATTGTTGGAGTGGATATTGGCCGAAACTATAAAGAAGCGGATCTCGGAGTATATGTCAACCATTCTTACCCATTTGCatgctcttatgttccaagttcaGTGCAGCtttagttaaatttattttacaataacctataatcaaattatttataCTGTTTCTATCGTGCATTTCTTTTGGTACTGGAGCTACTAACTAAATTGTAGATTGAAGTGGCGTGTGGTAGAGCAACACCCTTTGCCAtacaaatgttattaatatGACAAAATCTTAGAAATGGATTCTTTAGTGTCTTGCTCCTTGCTCAACTTTTCCAGAGAAATGAGATTCCGgaaaaaaacaatgttaaacCAACAAGGTCAAAATCTTCAAACTAACCATTCAACTCTATCCGTTAACCGTTAATCATTTTCAATCCTCGGCTGCCCAACACGGAAGAGGAGCACGGATAACTATAGGATCATCGGTAACCGGATGATCTAACGACAAACACTCAGCATGAAGCTCATGCCCCTCAAACGTTCTTCCACTCCACTCATACCTTCCATGATACTTCACATCTCCTCTAATCGGAATCCCAAGATACTGACAATGTAACCTAATCTGATGCGTCCTCCCACTTCGCGGAAACGCCctaaccacaacaacaacattatcatcatctccatcaCAGCTCAACTCTTGAACCCCCTCAACTACAACCACATTCTCCACTTGACAAGATTCGGTTTTTATATTCTCCACACCGTTTACGGATACAACTTCAAACCTTGTCTCCATATCTCTAACGAAAGATCCACCAGGTAAGACTTTACCAACGTCAGAAGCAGCATAAACACGCCAAGCTCCGTGCTTCGACCGTCCATGACCCGAACTAACCGTGATCTTTCTCCAATTTGGAGATGACCCAATACAAAGAGCAATGTAGGATTTACTAATTCTATGTTCCGTAAACGCCTTAACAAGCTTAGCAGCTACTTTATGAGACTTGGTAATGATCATCACACCACTTGTATCACGATCTAATCTATTCGCTAAATGAAACTCACTCGAAGAATCtgaaaacaaatacacaaaaacccagaaatcgAATTGAGTAAATGATTCCAGCAAACATGGATgaattaagatttaagatttgaCTCACCAAGAACGACTTGAGGAGCAGAGCGAAGAACAGCTTCACAGTAAACACCTTTAGGTTTATTGACAGCCATCAAGTGTTCGTCTTCGTATAATACATCGTCTCTTGTGAGATTGAAAAGACTCGATTTTGATGAAGCTTCCATTGCTCTTCTGAGTTCAATGTCTTTCGAAATCGGAGGTGGAGGAGCTGAAATGGGTTTTGGGTATTGGAGACTGAGTTCAGAGGTAGTAGCTTCCATGGCTTTGACTGAGATTGCGAAATAGGGTTTTGTAATTATTGAATTTGCAGAGAAGGTGATGCACGAGAGGTTTCGAAGAATTTGCACGGACATTGCTCTGTTAatgtatcttcttctctaaaacaCAAGAGCAAACCGATCCGATCTAACCGAAATACTTAATCCAGTGAGCCaaccaaaatttaattagtttaattcGGATAAGCCAATCCGTATTAAACCGATCTAAAATCGATGTTTCTTAGTAAATTAAGGATGCATTTGACTTACGGTTCAATCCGAACCGAAACAGTACCAAACCATCTATTCTATATTAGGTACTAAACCAGACATTCGGTAAAACCGAACAATCTTAACCGAAATAGAATTGAACCGGATCCGCGAAGTCCATCCGGTGTCGAACCACAAAACCCTAACTATTTTGGTGACAAGaatcgaaattttttttctggttctGATCAATTTCGAAATGTTATCGTTAATCATCAGAAGATCTCGAAGCAGATTCATCCATGGAACCAAGATCACAAGtagttttctctcttcttgcaACTTTCGCACAGATGCAGATTTAGTTTTGGTTTCTAGAAGAAGCTTCAATCCACCACCTGCGTCAAGCGATTTCGGATTCGATTTCGGAAAAATCTCAAATCAGAACCAGAATCAGAATCACGCTTATTCCGGGAGTAGTTTCGTTTCCACGACTCGATCACTGAGCTCAGAAGCTGTAGCTGTGGCTTCGACTTGTGATGGACTTACAGTAGAACGAATCATAGCTTATCAATGGCCGATTTTAGATGAGAGTGAAAGTGATTGGAAAAGCCACGCTGCAGCAATTTCACAGTCTATTCAAGTCATCAAGAGACGCTTACAGGTAAAATTGCGTTTACAAGCTTTCCATTGTCACTGTGTGAATGCTCAAATCGTCTTGAGAATACATATACAGAACTTGCCTGAATCTTGACaattttcacataatttttactcttttgtttatggttttggtaGTGGAAGAAACTCTTGGTGAGGCTAAAACTGTTATCTG
This genomic window contains:
- the LOC104787395 gene encoding RNA pseudouridine synthase 1-like, giving the protein MSVQILRNLSCITFSANSIITKPYFAISVKAMEATTSELSLQYPKPISAPPPPISKDIELRRAMEASSKSSLFNLTRDDVLYEDEHLMAVNKPKGVYCEAVLRSAPQVVLDSSSEFHLANRLDRDTSGVMIITKSHKVAAKLVKAFTEHRISKSYIALCIGSSPNWRKITVSSGHGRSKHGAWRVYAASDVGKVLPGGSFVRDMETRFEVVSVNGVENIKTESCQVENVVVVEGVQELSCDGDDDNVVVVVRAFPRSGRTHQIRLHCQYLGIPIRGDVKYHGRYEWSGRTFEGHELHAECLSLDHPVTDDPIVIRAPLPCWAAED